One Mycoplasma wenyonii str. Massachusetts DNA window includes the following coding sequences:
- a CDS encoding HsdR family type I site-specific deoxyribonuclease: protein MQQPQLLDKTVLPEYKSDNPTPTYDSIDQIQQKLIEQLIQLDYKYARELTTEKDYVENLRRQLEHLNTKRGEGDFSDSEKEWDFFYRKYIEIEGDTVERKLKIIQHEGYPTHPRSEDPFSFIDKSCWENNSFQIAPHPILCSSANIKQLNVLINGFPLVHIVLLSPKNSLEQGYKEWRVKTSKTLNRLFGYIHIFVLTNGIETKWYVAELDGNTSQDFKNITNYWTDQKHTPIKDINAFALYFFKKEIILKLLTKYCIITEKKLIILKPYQIDAAESICNHILAKKENSGNKSAGGYVWHSTGSGKTLTAFMSCKLIGHDVPWIEKIFLLEDRNALEFQVNEEFTRFASGQDYGGNQRIIWADEGEKLSDVLENPNKYKQEKIVLTTIQKLFQFCKNDEKTSELFDQKVAFIIDECHRNNFGEMHAQIIKKFKQYFIFGFTGTPIFPENASTPEDTTENYFGGQIGPSYTIYRSIKDGNTLRFWLFEPPEDDESKKLTNSDTPIKKLPKGGLARVKAIAKTVWEEFESKTVHNGERFNGILAVQDIDSAIDCYNEFKKLNEKSENGKKLMVACVFTASKQKDKDSYKEIRNSFRREFETLCIGRKEQGWNQRLRRGDAREEVYKEVVTEAFKEGKIDLLIVAEMFLTGFDAPKLNTLWIDKPSIKWHTLIQAFSRTNRWHRNKEVGKIVSFNHISSAVDAAVRRFSEIDDDISNIYKTYTEEDFWKNTNEIKTKAEELGCLKKEIEGAGGRAEDHKEKKFIKETEKLEKDVRRLRNFGGLYRDHFGEEGEEELKQFTTLKEKLIKERAREGREDFEDITIEIPEELEEATEEDISDTITLKQTTDYSDKLIKLIKFATEKAKFSENSLKKLKKAIASRDKDLINFPGWISRKTNIAYSDPRKKEIVEEIIKLSNEIMEEMEEEVVLDSQLDIEDVT from the coding sequence ATGCAACAGCCTCAATTATTAGACAAAACTGTCTTACCGGAATATAAGTCTGACAATCCGACTCCCACTTATGACTCAATTGATCAAATCCAACAGAAGTTAATTGAACAACTTATTCAGTTAGATTACAAATATGCTAGAGAACTTACAACTGAAAAAGATTACGTTGAGAACTTAAGAAGACAACTAGAACATCTAAATACTAAAAGGGGCGAAGGGGACTTTTCCGACTCAGAAAAAGAATGGGATTTTTTCTATAGGAAATATATAGAAATTGAAGGTGATACTGTGGAAAGAAAATTGAAAATTATTCAGCACGAAGGCTATCCAACACATCCAAGATCAGAAGATCCTTTCTCTTTTATTGACAAAAGTTGTTGAGAAAATAACTCTTTTCAAATCGCTCCCCATCCAATTCTCTGCTCAAGTGCAAACATTAAACAACTAAATGTATTAATTAATGGATTTCCTTTAGTACACATTGTTTTACTTTCTCCCAAAAATTCTTTAGAACAAGGATATAAAGAGTGAAGAGTTAAAACATCAAAAACTCTTAATAGATTATTTGGATACATACATATATTTGTACTTACTAATGGAATCGAAACGAAGTGATATGTTGCAGAATTAGATGGAAATACTTCTCAAGATTTCAAAAATATCACTAACTATTGAACAGATCAAAAACACACACCCATTAAAGATATAAATGCTTTTGCGCTTTATTTTTTTAAAAAAGAAATCATATTAAAGCTCTTAACTAAGTACTGCATTATTACTGAAAAAAAACTCATTATTTTAAAGCCTTATCAAATTGATGCGGCGGAATCAATTTGTAATCATATTCTTGCAAAAAAGGAAAACTCGGGAAATAAATCTGCTGGGGGTTATGTTTGACACTCAACGGGCAGCGGAAAGACACTAACTGCTTTTATGAGTTGTAAGTTAATTGGTCATGACGTTCCATGAATAGAAAAGATATTTCTACTGGAAGATAGAAATGCTTTGGAATTTCAAGTTAATGAAGAATTTACAAGATTTGCTTCAGGTCAAGACTACGGGGGAAATCAAAGAATAATTTGAGCAGATGAGGGTGAAAAATTGTCTGATGTTCTTGAGAACCCAAACAAATATAAACAAGAAAAGATAGTATTAACAACTATTCAAAAGCTCTTTCAGTTCTGCAAAAATGATGAAAAAACGAGTGAATTATTTGATCAAAAGGTTGCATTCATTATTGATGAGTGTCACAGAAATAACTTTGGAGAGATGCATGCACAAATCATTAAGAAATTCAAGCAATACTTTATTTTTGGATTTACTGGTACTCCTATTTTTCCAGAAAATGCTTCGACACCCGAAGATACTACTGAGAATTATTTCGGAGGACAAATTGGTCCTTCTTACACCATATATAGATCTATTAAAGATGGAAATACTCTTCGATTTTGACTTTTTGAGCCCCCAGAAGATGATGAAAGTAAAAAACTAACTAACAGTGATACTCCTATTAAAAAATTGCCTAAAGGGGGTTTGGCGAGAGTAAAAGCGATCGCAAAGACAGTTTGGGAAGAATTTGAAAGCAAAACCGTTCATAATGGAGAAAGATTTAATGGGATATTAGCTGTTCAAGACATTGACAGTGCTATTGATTGTTACAACGAATTCAAAAAGTTAAATGAAAAATCAGAAAATGGCAAAAAACTTATGGTTGCTTGTGTATTTACTGCCTCAAAGCAAAAAGATAAAGACAGTTACAAAGAAATTAGAAATTCTTTTAGAAGAGAATTTGAAACTCTTTGTATAGGTAGAAAAGAACAAGGATGGAATCAGAGATTAAGAAGAGGGGATGCAAGAGAAGAAGTTTATAAAGAGGTTGTAACGGAGGCCTTTAAAGAAGGAAAGATTGATTTACTAATTGTTGCAGAAATGTTCTTGACAGGTTTTGATGCCCCAAAATTAAATACTCTGTGAATAGATAAACCTAGTATTAAATGACACACTTTAATTCAGGCATTTTCTAGAACTAATAGATGACACAGGAATAAAGAAGTTGGGAAAATAGTTAGCTTTAATCATATTTCTTCGGCTGTAGATGCTGCAGTAAGAAGGTTTAGTGAAATAGATGATGATATTTCGAACATATATAAGACATATACAGAAGAGGATTTCTGAAAAAATACAAATGAAATTAAAACGAAAGCCGAAGAATTAGGTTGTCTTAAGAAAGAAATAGAAGGGGCTGGAGGTAGAGCTGAAGATCACAAAGAAAAGAAATTTATCAAAGAAACAGAAAAGTTAGAAAAGGATGTAAGAAGATTGAGAAATTTTGGAGGGCTTTACAGAGATCATTTCGGAGAAGAAGGGGAAGAAGAGCTAAAACAATTTACTACTCTAAAAGAGAAATTAATAAAAGAGAGAGCTAGGGAAGGAAGGGAAGATTTTGAGGATATTACAATCGAAATCCCAGAAGAGCTAGAAGAAGCAACAGAAGAAGATATTTCTGATACCATCACCTTAAAACAAACGACGGACTATAGCGACAAACTCATTAAATTAATCAAATTTGCTACAGAAAAAGCTAAATTCTCAGAAAATTCTTTAAAAAAACTTAAAAAAGCGATTGCATCCCGAGATAAAGATTTAATTAACTTTCCAGGTTGAATCTCAAGAAAGACAAATATCGCCTATAGCGATCCAAGAAAAAAGGAGATAGTGGAAGAAATAATTAAGTTGTCTAATGAAATAATGGAAGAAATGGAAGAAGAAGTGGTTTTAGACTCCCAATTAGATATAGAAGACGTCACTTAG
- a CDS encoding restriction endonuclease PLD domain-containing protein, with product MGKDFLHTNISPKFSVKGWKTNNECFREELAKADRVEISVAYCSCDSLRELDRLVERLNIKYICLILGMHFFVGFSEDSYQLVLEINEKWMKRGMGEIRLTHYFKHHEKLYCFYKNDQIFSVMFGSPNLSFLITEKMKKPKQNDMAWLSNDPFYLENSLEHMEILKLEEFTSNVVELEKYRTAEDEKPRERKKSQKSKNHFQKGSLICR from the coding sequence GTGGGAAAAGATTTTCTTCACACCAATATTTCACCTAAATTTTCAGTAAAGGGTTGGAAGACCAACAATGAATGTTTTAGAGAAGAGTTGGCAAAGGCAGATAGAGTGGAAATCTCTGTAGCTTACTGCTCTTGCGACTCACTTCGCGAATTAGACAGATTAGTAGAAAGATTAAATATCAAATACATTTGTTTGATTCTAGGAATGCATTTCTTTGTTGGATTTTCAGAAGATTCATACCAATTAGTTTTAGAAATCAATGAGAAGTGAATGAAAAGGGGCATGGGAGAAATAAGACTAACACACTACTTTAAGCATCATGAAAAACTCTATTGTTTTTATAAAAATGATCAAATCTTTTCAGTTATGTTTGGCTCACCAAACCTAAGTTTCTTAATTACCGAGAAAATGAAAAAACCAAAACAAAATGACATGGCATGGTTAAGTAATGATCCTTTTTATCTTGAAAATTCCCTTGAACACATGGAAATACTAAAGTTGGAAGAATTTACTAGTAATGTTGTCGAATTAGAAAAATATAGAACTGCTGAGGATGAAAAACCAAGGGAAAGAAAGAAAAGTCAAAAATCTAAAAATCACTTTCAAAAAGGGTCGTTAATATGTCGATAA
- a CDS encoding restriction endonuclease PLD domain-containing protein produces the protein MSINLKELEQSESLRTIIFSLTVPTYQELLDNKDLDLSFSPLNACYSKPENGKERSWYDVRLTIDGEDNLPSRKNWFYLMTDNGHLFKACFSGRGQQIKWLNAFEKKEIIGEWIKTRLVNWDLIEEYEYASEDYEGYGIITKEILECFGNDKVFLKKTTKTKTDKEGIERDVWLISFPFALLLQKYKYC, from the coding sequence ATGTCGATAAACCTTAAAGAGTTAGAGCAATCTGAATCTCTCAGAACTATTATTTTTTCTTTAACTGTTCCAACTTATCAAGAACTTCTAGATAACAAAGACTTAGATCTATCCTTTTCTCCCCTGAATGCGTGTTATAGTAAGCCAGAAAATGGAAAAGAAAGGAGTTGATATGATGTGAGATTAACTATTGATGGAGAAGATAATCTACCTTCTAGAAAAAACTGATTCTATTTAATGACAGATAATGGACATCTCTTCAAGGCTTGTTTCTCAGGAAGAGGACAACAAATTAAATGATTGAATGCTTTTGAAAAGAAAGAAATCATTGGTGAATGAATAAAAACTAGACTAGTGAATTGAGACTTGATAGAAGAGTATGAATATGCAAGTGAAGATTATGAAGGATACGGAATAATCACTAAAGAAATATTGGAGTGCTTTGGGAATGATAAAGTCTTCCTGAAGAAAACTACTAAAACCAAGACTGATAAAGAGGGAATAGAAAGAGATGTTTGATTAATTTCTTTCCCGTTTGCTCTTTTATTGCAAAAATATAAATATTGTTAG
- a CDS encoding NAD(P)/FAD-dependent oxidoreductase produces MTQIWDLIIIGAGPAGATAAIYAARACLKVLILEKDIVGGKLNKTLFIDNYPGYLDRNGIQLADNIYSQLKELQIETQLEEVIEITQSQEIWEIKTKSSKIFKSYSVLITTGLREKKLEIENELEYYSKGVSYCAICEGNLYAGEEVVVVGGGNSALEESIYLSAIVSKLKLVHRRREFRGDEILLRELQKKENVSIHTPYRPVRVLVEGDRVSGLEVEQAETGEKIQLSAKAVFIFIGLLPETDFLSKLELKRNSFGFVYVDEQMRTNLKGLFAAGDVINKELRQIVTAMNDGSIAAISIKNYLKEIKKD; encoded by the coding sequence TTGACTCAAATTTGAGACTTAATAATTATTGGTGCAGGCCCAGCAGGAGCTACAGCAGCCATTTATGCAGCTAGAGCTTGTTTAAAAGTATTAATACTGGAGAAAGATATAGTAGGGGGGAAGCTAAACAAAACACTCTTTATAGATAACTATCCAGGTTATCTGGATAGAAATGGAATACAGTTAGCAGACAATATTTACTCCCAATTAAAGGAGTTACAAATTGAAACACAATTAGAAGAAGTAATAGAGATAACTCAATCCCAAGAGATTTGAGAAATTAAGACAAAGAGTTCAAAGATATTTAAGAGTTATTCAGTCTTAATCACTACAGGATTAAGAGAGAAAAAGCTAGAAATAGAGAATGAATTAGAGTACTATAGCAAAGGAGTTTCTTATTGTGCTATCTGTGAAGGCAACTTATATGCTGGAGAGGAAGTAGTAGTTGTTGGAGGGGGAAATAGTGCACTAGAAGAATCTATCTATTTAAGTGCAATAGTTTCTAAGCTTAAGTTAGTTCACAGAAGAAGAGAATTCAGGGGGGATGAAATTCTCTTAAGAGAGTTACAAAAAAAAGAGAATGTTTCTATTCATACTCCTTATAGACCTGTAAGAGTATTAGTAGAAGGGGATAGGGTAAGTGGTTTAGAAGTTGAACAAGCAGAGACAGGGGAAAAAATACAGCTTTCAGCTAAAGCTGTATTCATCTTTATTGGATTATTACCTGAAACTGATTTCTTATCTAAGTTAGAGCTAAAGAGAAACTCTTTTGGATTCGTATATGTAGATGAACAGATGAGAACCAATTTAAAAGGCTTATTTGCTGCTGGGGATGTAATAAATAAAGAATTGAGACAGATAGTGACTGCTATGAATGATGGTTCAATTGCAGCTATCTCAATAAAGAATTATTTAAAGGAAATAAAGAAAGACTAA
- a CDS encoding translation elongation factor P, which produces MSTMLEARELRAGQTILYKGEPHMVLDHSFNKTAMRGGIVKCKLKNLYTKAIFIEELSNQRLEKANLSKQEVIFTHREKDLLKFCDVQTYEEYVLSLEQYQWASGFLEEGTTLQLVWFETNLIDFVLPEKVQLTIVDLTPVNNEVQKAKFASGHESLVPLFCKEGDKVFISTENGKYHSK; this is translated from the coding sequence ATGTCTACCATGTTAGAAGCTAGAGAGCTAAGAGCTGGGCAAACTATTCTATACAAAGGAGAACCTCACATGGTATTAGATCACTCTTTCAATAAGACAGCTATGAGAGGAGGAATAGTTAAATGCAAACTAAAGAACTTATATACTAAGGCTATTTTTATTGAAGAGCTTTCAAATCAAAGACTAGAAAAAGCTAACTTAAGTAAACAAGAAGTAATTTTTACTCACAGAGAAAAAGATCTACTTAAGTTCTGTGATGTACAAACTTATGAAGAGTATGTACTATCTTTAGAGCAATATCAATGAGCAAGTGGTTTTCTAGAAGAAGGAACTACTCTACAACTAGTTTGATTTGAAACTAACTTAATTGACTTTGTATTACCAGAAAAGGTTCAATTAACTATAGTTGACTTAACCCCAGTTAATAATGAAGTACAGAAAGCAAAGTTTGCTTCTGGTCATGAAAGCTTAGTGCCTCTCTTCTGTAAAGAAGGGGATAAAGTCTTTATCTCTACAGAAAATGGAAAGTACCACTCAAAGTAG